One segment of Besnoitia besnoiti strain Bb-Ger1 chromosome Unknown contig00117, whole genome shotgun sequence DNA contains the following:
- a CDS encoding cytochrome b (encoded by transcript BESB_018920), with the protein MLCIKYSGIQRIFEKPTFVYKLYEYHDIHFGSRLLNVSLYVELSHPDNSIPVNRFVTPLHIVPEWYFLAYYAVLKVIPSKTGGLLVFMSSLINLALLSEIRALNTRMLIRQHFMTRNVVSGWVIIWVYSMIFLIIIGSAIPQATYILYGRLATIVYLTTGLVLCLY; encoded by the exons atgctctgcattaagtatagtggtatccagcgtatatttgaaaaaccaacatttgtatacaagctgtacgaatatcatgacattcactttggtagtcgccttcttaatgttagtct ctatgtcgaattatcgcacccagataactccataccagtgaaccggtttgtaactccgcttcatatcgtacctgaatggtactttttagcatattatgcggtgttaaaagtaatcccatccaaaaccggtggtttgttagtatttatgtcctctctcattaacttagctcttttatctgaaattcgagctttgaatactcgaatgttgatacgacaacattttatgactcgaaatgtagtcagtggatgggtaattatttgggtatacagtatgatcttcttgattattattggtagtgctattccacaagcgacttatatcttatatggtagattagctactatcgtatatcttactaccggattggttctatgcttatactaa